The following proteins come from a genomic window of Sorex araneus isolate mSorAra2 chromosome 1, mSorAra2.pri, whole genome shotgun sequence:
- the LOC129399661 gene encoding interferon omega-1-like, translating to MALLLPLLMALVPLSWGPSGSLGCVLPHNHVLVGRRNLELLGQMRRVSPLSCLRDRRDFGFPWEAVADGQLQKAPALSALHEMLQQLLQLLLREGSAAAWSPALLEPLRTGLHRQLEDLDSCLVQLSADEGSAPGLWGSTVAMKRYFRGIAVYLREKKYSECAWEVVRVEIMRSLTLSAALQGRWSIKDEDLESS from the coding sequence AtggccctcctgctgcctctgctcATGGCCCTGGTGCCACTCAGCTGGGGCCCTTCTGGCTCTCTGGGCTGTGTCCTGCCTCACAACCACGTCCTGGTCGGCAGGAGGAACCTGGAGCTGCTGGGCCAGATGAGGAGAGTGTCCCCGTTGTCCTGTCTGCGGGACAGAAGAGACTTCGGCTTCCCCTGGGAGGCGGTGGCCGACGGCCAGTTGCAGAAGGCCCCGGCCCTGTCTGCGCTGCACGAGATGCTCCAGCAGCTCTTGCAGCTCTTGCTGAGAGAGGGCTCGGCGGCCGCCTGGAGCCCGGCCCTCCTGGAGCCGCTGCGCACGGGGCTGCACCGGCAGCTGGAAGACCTGGACTCGTGTTTGGTGCAGCTGAGTGCAGACGAGGGCTCTGCCCCTGGCCTCTGGGGCTCCACCGTGGCCATGAAGAGGTACTTCCGGGGCATCGCTGTCTACCTGCGAGAGAAGAAATACAGCGAGTGTGCGTGGGAGGTGGTCAGAGTGGAAATCATGAGATCCCTGACGCTCTCGGCAGCCTTGCAAGGAAGGTGGAGCATTAAGGATGAAGACCTGGAGTCATCATGA